One segment of Asaia bogorensis NBRC 16594 DNA contains the following:
- a CDS encoding GGDEF domain-containing phosphodiesterase, translating to MSSIHQPEPHLAILEIARRLLGASSACICGFDRAGDLIEIARDDGIASEITAECVRAVCNATDSLYLKRTDTSIDIGIALENDLALLAHIPLSGSETELRELAPYLAVCARTILLNQPLQTRRRDLPDRRLCAAHIGRLIDTTSGESRKTSFSVLEIDLDHLNALNLRYGWETSNRVIDESITRIQAILPAQAYLAYAGGGNILVVSPPGLSLVTTRTLIANIRQALSPEILIDRGEIQPSFSIGWALFPDDGDNAAALLQAVDAAVNDIRQNGGAHERRATLSGTAALIGSSGLERDLMQAVERGELSLNWMPIIAPGSQTVVALEALLRWERPGVGQIPPDIFIQCAENGGMIEKIDQWSLKKACEAAASWSHPLRVCVNISPTWLARRLLSGMVEGILQETGLPPERLQIELSEKRSFGPRDIAYQELSRLRALGVHVALDDFGAGYSSLERLANFPVDQIKFDRSFMLRLNDDRRVNEVMGQTIQMARRLGISCCAKGVETERQMAFLDSYGCEEVQGYLLGIPTPDYL from the coding sequence ATGTCATCGATCCATCAGCCCGAACCACACCTCGCGATACTTGAAATCGCGCGCAGGCTGCTGGGCGCATCGTCTGCCTGCATATGTGGTTTCGACAGGGCCGGAGACCTGATCGAGATTGCCCGCGACGACGGTATCGCCTCCGAGATTACGGCTGAGTGTGTCAGGGCCGTCTGCAACGCTACGGACTCGCTCTATCTGAAAAGAACCGACACATCGATCGATATAGGTATCGCGCTTGAGAATGATCTCGCGCTTCTGGCCCATATTCCGCTTTCGGGATCCGAAACAGAACTCCGTGAGCTTGCCCCCTATCTGGCTGTCTGTGCAAGAACAATCCTTCTCAACCAGCCTTTGCAGACGCGTCGCCGCGACCTGCCTGACCGCCGCCTCTGTGCTGCGCATATCGGCAGGCTGATCGACACCACATCCGGTGAAAGCCGTAAAACCAGCTTCTCGGTACTGGAGATCGATCTCGATCATCTCAACGCCCTGAATCTGCGCTATGGCTGGGAGACCTCCAACCGGGTCATCGACGAAAGCATTACGCGCATCCAGGCCATTCTGCCTGCACAGGCCTATCTGGCCTATGCAGGGGGTGGCAATATCCTTGTCGTTTCGCCGCCCGGCCTGTCGCTCGTCACGACACGTACGCTTATCGCCAATATCCGTCAGGCCCTTTCTCCGGAGATCCTGATTGACCGAGGGGAGATTCAGCCGTCGTTCTCGATTGGGTGGGCACTTTTCCCCGATGATGGCGACAATGCTGCTGCCCTGTTGCAGGCAGTCGATGCCGCTGTGAATGACATTCGTCAGAACGGTGGCGCCCATGAGAGACGTGCGACATTGTCCGGCACGGCGGCGCTCATCGGATCGTCTGGCCTTGAACGTGATCTGATGCAGGCCGTGGAACGCGGCGAACTCTCCCTGAACTGGATGCCGATCATCGCCCCTGGCAGCCAGACCGTTGTGGCGCTCGAAGCGCTGCTGCGTTGGGAGCGCCCTGGCGTCGGTCAGATTCCACCCGATATTTTCATCCAATGCGCCGAAAACGGCGGCATGATCGAAAAGATTGATCAGTGGAGCCTGAAGAAGGCCTGCGAGGCAGCGGCATCCTGGAGCCACCCGCTCCGCGTATGCGTCAATATTTCCCCGACATGGCTGGCACGCCGCCTCCTCTCGGGCATGGTGGAAGGCATCCTACAGGAAACAGGCCTCCCTCCCGAACGTCTGCAGATCGAGCTCTCCGAAAAGCGTTCCTTCGGTCCGCGTGACATCGCCTATCAGGAGCTTTCCCGGTTGAGGGCTCTCGGTGTGCATGTCGCTCTTGACGATTTCGGCGCAGGCTATTCCTCGCTCGAAAGGCTGGCGAATTTTCCGGTTGATCAGATCAAGTTCGACCGCTCATTCATGCTCCGCCTCAACGACGATCGCCGGGTCAATGAAGTCATGGGGCAGACAATCCAGATGGCCCGGCGGCTCGGCATCTCCTGCTGCGCGAAAGGCGTGGAAACAGAGCGTCAGATGGCCTTCCTCGACTCGTATGGATGCGAGGAAGTTCAGGGCTATCTGCTTGGCATCCCGACGCCAGATTATCTCTGA
- the recG gene encoding ATP-dependent DNA helicase RecG, whose translation MKVMSPELSPITLLLAPLATLPGIGPRYDGLLRKVAGGNRVMDLLFTLPSSYVDRRTIMTLREAREQLMPGATLTARLRVLDIVQPSRARQPFRIRATDDTDEVEILFFHQAFVRSVAPGDELAVSGKLERYGLSLTMPHPDYMVNWLRHDTIPAIDPVWPLTAGLFPSVMRRAMHKALDLLPPLPEWIPTEALARHDWPPFHEALEILHRPKVEPDRHWSRLALMARERLAFDECLADQLSLALARQEARILPGRALKGDGTLREAALARFGHVMTGAQNRALAEIDADMAAPVPMMRLLQGDVGAGKTLVALMAMLRAVEAGAQAALMAPTEILASQHYETLSRLSGVPCVYLSGSVKGKARALALKAIADGTARLVIGTHALFQEAVVFHDLGLAVIDEQHRFGVQQRAMLGGKGDCTDILVMTATPIPRTLLLTQWGDLSVSRLDQKPPGRKPIQTSLHPLSTLDEVIGGIRRIVERGAQVFWVCPLVEESEVLDVAAAEARWADLSQRLTTPVGLAHGRQEISQRQAELDRFRLGETRLLVATTVIEVGVDIPNASVMVIEHAERFGLAQLHQLRGRVGRGAAASFCLLIYDDGATGATGKERLALLRETEDGFIIAERDFRLRGGGDLTGNRQSGLPLLRLTEGVDAESLLNEAHRETKAITYKLSESCKMGTELQALLRIFDRDDPNRINRAG comes from the coding sequence ATGAAGGTCATGTCTCCAGAGCTATCGCCGATCACCCTGCTTCTGGCGCCCCTCGCCACCCTGCCCGGCATCGGCCCCCGTTATGACGGGCTGCTGCGCAAGGTTGCCGGTGGCAACAGGGTTATGGACCTTCTTTTCACCCTGCCAAGCAGCTACGTCGACCGACGCACGATCATGACCCTGCGTGAGGCCCGTGAGCAGCTCATGCCCGGCGCAACCCTGACCGCCCGGCTGCGTGTGCTCGACATCGTCCAGCCCAGCCGCGCCCGCCAGCCCTTTCGCATCCGTGCGACCGATGACACTGATGAGGTGGAGATTCTGTTCTTTCATCAGGCGTTCGTCCGCTCCGTTGCACCGGGTGATGAACTCGCCGTCTCGGGCAAGCTTGAGCGCTACGGTCTGTCGCTTACGATGCCGCATCCGGATTACATGGTGAACTGGCTGCGCCATGACACAATCCCCGCCATCGACCCGGTCTGGCCGCTGACCGCTGGTCTGTTTCCGTCCGTCATGCGTCGCGCCATGCACAAGGCGCTCGATCTTCTGCCGCCTTTGCCGGAATGGATACCCACGGAAGCATTGGCGCGTCATGACTGGCCGCCCTTTCACGAGGCGCTCGAAATTCTGCACCGCCCCAAAGTCGAGCCAGACCGTCACTGGTCTCGCCTGGCCCTGATGGCGCGCGAACGGCTAGCATTCGATGAATGTCTGGCCGATCAGCTTTCCCTCGCGCTCGCGCGTCAGGAGGCACGCATCCTGCCCGGTCGCGCTCTGAAAGGTGACGGTACCCTGCGCGAGGCTGCTCTGGCCCGGTTCGGCCATGTCATGACCGGCGCGCAGAACCGGGCTTTGGCCGAAATCGACGCAGATATGGCCGCACCTGTGCCCATGATGCGCCTGCTGCAAGGCGACGTTGGCGCAGGCAAGACGCTCGTGGCGCTGATGGCCATGCTTCGTGCCGTGGAAGCTGGAGCGCAGGCCGCCCTCATGGCCCCAACCGAGATTCTGGCCAGCCAGCATTATGAGACCCTGTCGCGCCTTTCTGGCGTACCCTGCGTCTATCTGTCCGGCAGCGTGAAGGGAAAGGCGCGCGCCCTTGCGCTCAAGGCCATCGCCGACGGCACGGCACGGCTCGTCATAGGCACCCATGCCCTGTTTCAGGAAGCTGTGGTGTTTCACGATCTGGGTCTTGCCGTCATCGACGAGCAACATCGCTTTGGCGTGCAGCAGCGTGCCATGCTGGGTGGAAAGGGTGACTGCACCGATATTCTGGTCATGACGGCGACCCCCATCCCGCGCACGTTGCTTCTTACTCAATGGGGGGATCTCAGCGTGAGCCGGCTGGATCAGAAACCGCCCGGTCGTAAACCCATCCAGACATCGCTGCATCCCCTCTCAACGCTTGATGAGGTCATCGGCGGGATCAGGCGCATTGTCGAACGAGGGGCACAGGTTTTCTGGGTTTGCCCGCTTGTTGAAGAGAGCGAGGTGCTCGACGTGGCTGCAGCCGAAGCACGATGGGCCGACCTTTCGCAACGCCTGACTACACCTGTTGGACTGGCTCATGGGCGGCAGGAAATCTCTCAGAGACAGGCCGAGCTCGACCGTTTCCGGCTGGGTGAGACGCGGCTGCTTGTCGCGACGACGGTTATCGAGGTCGGTGTCGATATCCCCAATGCCTCTGTCATGGTGATCGAACACGCCGAACGGTTCGGGCTTGCCCAGCTACACCAGTTGCGCGGCCGCGTCGGGCGTGGTGCAGCAGCGTCGTTCTGTCTGCTGATCTATGATGACGGCGCAACCGGTGCCACAGGCAAGGAACGCCTCGCCCTGCTGCGGGAAACGGAGGACGGATTCATCATCGCTGAACGCGACTTCAGATTGCGCGGCGGTGGCGATCTGACGGGCAACAGGCAGTCAGGACTACCCCTCTTAAGGCTGACCGAAGGGGTCGATGCAGAGTCACTCCTTAACGAAGCACATCGCGAAACCAAGGCGATCACATATAAATTATCTGAGTCCTGCAAAATGGGCACAGAATTACAGGCACTTCTCCGGATATTCGACCGAGATGATCCGAACAGGATAAATCGAGCCGGATAA
- the mfd gene encoding transcription-repair coupling factor, translating into MTDTPDRPTLWGVPEAYTAFLLRRRLSEHDGPLIHVARDDAAVAALADMLAYVEPGVSILRFPAWDCLPYDRVSPNPALTAERAATLTRLLEPAGATRRIVLTTVHALVQRVPPRDAFRNQAISVKKGEALDQAMLIDLLVASGYTRTDTVMEAGEFATRGGIFDLFPAGESEPIRLDLFGDEVDHIRRFDVSSQRSTDTLDAFNLRPVSEYALSPEAISRFRSAWRDLFGPSSASDVLYENVSEGRRFPGLEHYIPLFHEHMDTLVDYLPDASISMDHQVPDILSARLEMIADHFEARKAPAREGEAIYRALPSHLLYLNRSGWDAMLARVPSIALNPFAKPDTVQGMDAGGRPGPIFVRGKDGTREGAFDALRTQLEAWEKAGRRCYVTAWTKGSRERIASLLKEHKFTTESHDSWASAAGISPGKVGLIVLGLERGFVADRMAFISEQDLLGERIARPPRRKRRAEQFITEASEIAEGDLVVHADYGIGRYEGLETVSDGVAPHDCLRLLYDGAQKLFLPVENIELLSRFGSEQGGVALDKLGGQAWQARKAKMKQRIRDMAGELIRTAAGRAMKEAPSLIPAEGMWDEFCARFPFVETEDQSRAIADVLEDLTSGRPMDRLVCGDVGFGKTEVALRAAFVAALSGVQVAVVVPTTLLARQHFRSFSTRFEGFPVRIAQLSRLVTAKEAAETRRALEEGQVDIVVGTHALIAKSVNFANLGLLIIDEEQHFGVAHKERLKSMREDVHVLTLSATPLPRTLQLSLTGVREMSLIATPPTDRLAVRTFITPFDSVMIREAIQRERFRGGQVFCVVPRIEDMDRMADRLRDIVPDAKTVQAHGRLTPAELERVMTEFSDGRYDILLSTNIVESGLDMPAVNTLIIHRADMFGLGQLYQLRGRVGRGKQRGYAYLTWPQSHRLSPASEKRLEIMQTLDTLGAGFTLASHDLDLRGAGNLLGDEQSGHIKEVGIELYQQMLEDAVTTMRLQKDQKRAEDKDWTPNIILGLPVLIPETYVRDLPVRLGLYRRIAGLEGEAELDAMRAELVDRFGSLPQEVENLLDVVVIKRLCSAAGVDRLEAGPKGMVIQFRNRKFRNPMGLLKWVERHKDQGVKLRPDQKLAVVREMTNAQRITMARKVMGALKKLADKADA; encoded by the coding sequence ATGACCGATACCCCCGACCGGCCGACCCTCTGGGGCGTGCCGGAGGCCTATACGGCCTTTCTCCTGCGTCGCCGCCTGAGCGAGCATGACGGCCCGCTTATCCATGTGGCGCGCGACGATGCCGCTGTCGCCGCGCTGGCTGACATGCTGGCCTATGTCGAGCCCGGCGTGAGCATATTACGCTTCCCCGCCTGGGATTGCCTTCCCTATGACCGTGTCTCGCCCAATCCGGCCCTGACAGCGGAGCGTGCCGCTACGCTGACGCGTCTGCTGGAACCCGCAGGGGCGACGCGGCGCATCGTGCTGACCACGGTTCATGCCCTTGTCCAGCGCGTGCCGCCACGCGATGCGTTCCGCAACCAGGCCATTTCCGTGAAGAAGGGCGAGGCCCTCGATCAGGCCATGCTGATCGATCTTCTGGTGGCGAGCGGCTACACGCGCACCGATACGGTGATGGAGGCCGGTGAGTTTGCCACACGCGGGGGCATTTTCGATCTGTTCCCCGCCGGCGAGAGCGAGCCAATACGCCTCGATCTGTTCGGCGATGAGGTCGATCATATCAGGCGCTTTGATGTGTCGAGCCAGCGCTCGACCGACACACTGGACGCTTTCAACCTCCGCCCCGTCTCCGAATATGCGTTGAGCCCCGAGGCCATAAGCCGCTTCCGCTCCGCCTGGCGCGATCTTTTCGGGCCATCCTCAGCTTCGGATGTGCTGTACGAAAACGTTTCCGAGGGAAGGCGTTTTCCGGGCCTCGAACACTACATTCCGCTTTTCCATGAGCATATGGATACGCTGGTCGATTATCTGCCCGATGCATCGATCAGCATGGACCATCAGGTGCCGGATATTCTCTCGGCCCGTCTGGAAATGATCGCCGATCACTTCGAGGCCAGGAAGGCTCCCGCGCGTGAGGGAGAGGCCATCTATCGGGCATTGCCCTCGCACCTGCTCTATCTCAATCGTTCGGGCTGGGATGCCATGTTGGCCCGTGTGCCCAGCATTGCCCTCAATCCTTTTGCCAAGCCCGATACGGTTCAGGGCATGGATGCCGGGGGCAGGCCGGGGCCCATTTTCGTCCGTGGCAAGGATGGTACGCGTGAAGGGGCTTTCGATGCCCTGCGGACACAGCTTGAGGCATGGGAGAAAGCCGGACGGCGCTGCTACGTGACGGCATGGACCAAGGGCTCTCGTGAGCGCATTGCCTCGCTGCTGAAGGAGCACAAATTTACCACCGAGTCCCACGATAGCTGGGCTTCGGCAGCGGGGATCTCGCCGGGAAAGGTCGGGCTCATTGTGCTCGGGCTTGAACGTGGCTTTGTGGCGGACCGCATGGCGTTCATCTCCGAGCAGGACCTGCTGGGTGAGCGGATCGCCCGTCCGCCCCGTCGCAAGCGCCGGGCTGAGCAGTTTATTACCGAGGCGTCTGAAATTGCCGAAGGTGATCTGGTCGTCCACGCTGATTACGGCATCGGGCGCTATGAGGGGCTGGAAACGGTCAGTGATGGCGTGGCCCCGCATGATTGCTTGCGTCTGCTCTATGACGGGGCGCAGAAGCTTTTCCTGCCGGTTGAGAATATCGAGCTTCTGAGCCGCTTCGGTTCGGAGCAGGGCGGTGTGGCGCTGGACAAGCTGGGCGGTCAGGCCTGGCAAGCCCGCAAGGCCAAGATGAAGCAGCGCATTCGCGACATGGCGGGCGAGCTGATACGCACCGCCGCGGGTCGCGCCATGAAGGAAGCGCCGTCGCTCATACCTGCCGAAGGGATGTGGGACGAGTTCTGTGCCCGCTTCCCCTTTGTCGAGACCGAGGACCAGTCACGCGCCATTGCCGATGTGCTGGAGGACCTGACCTCCGGGCGCCCCATGGACCGTCTCGTCTGTGGCGATGTCGGCTTCGGCAAGACGGAGGTGGCCCTGCGTGCGGCTTTCGTGGCGGCGTTGTCGGGTGTGCAGGTGGCCGTGGTCGTTCCCACCACGCTGCTGGCGCGACAGCATTTCCGCAGTTTCTCGACCCGGTTCGAGGGCTTCCCTGTCCGTATTGCCCAGCTGTCCCGCCTCGTGACAGCCAAGGAGGCTGCCGAGACGCGGCGTGCGCTGGAAGAAGGGCAGGTCGATATTGTGGTCGGTACGCATGCGCTGATCGCCAAATCGGTCAATTTTGCCAATCTGGGCCTGCTGATCATTGATGAGGAGCAGCATTTTGGCGTGGCGCACAAGGAGCGCCTCAAGTCCATGCGCGAGGATGTGCATGTGCTTACACTCTCCGCCACGCCCCTCCCGCGCACCTTGCAGCTCTCGCTAACAGGCGTGCGCGAGATGAGCCTCATTGCCACGCCGCCAACGGACCGGCTTGCCGTACGGACCTTCATCACACCGTTTGACAGTGTGATGATCCGCGAGGCGATCCAGCGTGAGCGTTTTCGTGGCGGGCAGGTTTTCTGCGTCGTGCCGCGTATCGAGGATATGGACCGCATGGCGGACCGCCTGCGTGACATCGTGCCCGATGCCAAAACCGTTCAGGCGCATGGTCGTCTGACCCCGGCAGAACTCGAGCGCGTCATGACGGAATTTTCCGACGGGCGCTACGATATCCTGCTCTCCACCAATATTGTGGAAAGCGGTCTGGACATGCCTGCGGTGAATACGCTGATCATCCATCGCGCCGACATGTTCGGCCTGGGTCAGCTCTACCAGCTTCGCGGGCGCGTGGGGCGCGGCAAGCAGCGCGGCTATGCCTATCTCACCTGGCCGCAGAGCCATCGTCTTTCTCCGGCTTCCGAAAAGCGTCTCGAAATCATGCAGACGCTCGACACGCTCGGGGCGGGATTCACCCTGGCGTCTCATGACCTGGATCTGCGCGGCGCGGGGAATCTGCTGGGTGATGAGCAGTCGGGTCATATCAAGGAGGTCGGGATCGAGCTCTACCAGCAGATGCTGGAAGATGCCGTCACCACCATGCGCCTGCAGAAGGATCAGAAACGCGCTGAGGACAAGGACTGGACGCCCAACATCATTCTGGGTTTGCCCGTGCTTATCCCCGAAACCTATGTGCGCGATCTTCCTGTTCGGCTGGGCCTTTACCGCCGTATCGCCGGGTTGGAAGGCGAAGCGGAGCTCGACGCAATGCGCGCCGAGCTGGTCGATCGTTTTGGTTCGCTGCCGCAGGAAGTGGAGAACCTGCTTGATGTGGTTGTCATCAAGCGTCTGTGCAGTGCGGCTGGCGTGGATCGGCTTGAGGCCGGCCCCAAGGGCATGGTCATCCAGTTCCGTAACCGGAAGTTCCGCAACCCGATGGGGCTGCTGAAATGGGTGGAACGACACAAGGATCAGGGCGTGAAGCTGCGTCCCGACCAGAAGCTTGCTGTCGTGCGCGAAATGACCAACGCGCAGAGAATTACCATGGCCCGCAAGGTAATGGGGGCGTTGAAGAAGCTGGCTGACAAGGCTGACGCCTGA
- a CDS encoding SDR family NAD(P)-dependent oxidoreductase, with amino-acid sequence MLALDLSGKKALVTGSTGGIGLAIAKRLAEAGAHVIVNGRGETRTTAAIEAVRQEVSDASVSGFAGDVAQTEIIAQLIAAHPEVDVLVNNLGIFEEVPFAEISDAEWQRFFDINVMSGVRLSRAYLPKMVERKDGRIVFISSESGLNIPAEMIHYGFSKAAQIAIARGLAESVAGTGVTINSVLPGPTRTEGVMSMIDKAAEKSGRSAQEVEASFLKENRPTTLINRLADPQEVANMVAYICSPLASATTGAALRVEGGLLRHPG; translated from the coding sequence ATGCTTGCACTCGATCTCTCGGGAAAAAAGGCGCTGGTGACCGGTTCGACCGGCGGTATCGGTCTTGCGATTGCAAAGCGTCTGGCAGAAGCCGGAGCCCATGTGATCGTGAATGGGCGTGGCGAGACACGCACAACTGCGGCCATAGAGGCGGTCCGTCAGGAGGTCAGCGATGCCTCTGTGAGCGGATTTGCGGGCGACGTGGCGCAGACTGAAATTATCGCCCAGTTGATTGCAGCGCATCCTGAAGTTGATGTGCTGGTCAACAATCTGGGTATTTTCGAGGAAGTCCCGTTTGCCGAGATCAGCGATGCGGAATGGCAGCGGTTTTTCGATATCAATGTCATGAGCGGGGTACGGCTTTCCCGTGCGTATCTGCCGAAAATGGTCGAGCGCAAGGATGGCCGGATTGTCTTTATCTCGAGTGAGTCGGGCCTCAATATTCCGGCAGAGATGATCCATTACGGATTCAGCAAGGCAGCTCAGATTGCGATCGCGCGCGGCCTTGCCGAAAGCGTGGCCGGTACCGGGGTGACAATCAACAGCGTGCTGCCGGGCCCCACCCGTACGGAGGGGGTGATGAGCATGATCGACAAGGCTGCCGAAAAATCAGGGCGGTCTGCGCAGGAAGTCGAGGCGTCTTTCCTGAAGGAGAACCGGCCGACCACGTTGATCAATCGCCTGGCCGATCCGCAGGAAGTCGCAAATATGGTGGCCTATATTTGCTCGCCGCTCGCCTCGGCAACGACGGGTGCGGCCCTGCGCGTTGAGGGTGGCCTGCTACGTCACCCCGGCTGA
- a CDS encoding DUF2125 domain-containing protein → MNSLILAPMKHAAASLLALLALGGAARHAYADAIPASCMASQAASRTMGTASLAMSGYSAALSGGGATLGVGQVMAQDRQGHLTLPNLRDANALISFGLLKLVHNGSPAGCRDVDGRPALKSLRGALHQGAVAELVWTGIALSDGKNRYTADRVNVTLRSGQTPGSVDINFAASGVSAPGGSALPGKLSTTLTIPEQMLDSTKSPEGRITISSLQALWDKGRLDGHGWITPGRTTATSAGELHVAITDLSDLLATIRPVLPSGVSTALAVAQFMGHRDGNQVLWDLTLGGGVLKVNSIPIPVN, encoded by the coding sequence ATGAACAGCCTCATCCTCGCCCCCATGAAACATGCCGCAGCCTCCCTTCTCGCCCTCCTCGCTCTGGGAGGGGCCGCCCGTCACGCGTATGCTGATGCCATCCCGGCATCCTGCATGGCCTCGCAGGCCGCGTCGCGCACAATGGGCACGGCGAGCCTCGCAATGTCTGGCTACAGCGCTGCTCTTTCAGGTGGTGGCGCCACACTGGGGGTCGGTCAGGTGATGGCACAGGACCGTCAGGGCCATCTGACCCTACCCAACCTGCGTGATGCCAATGCCCTGATCTCGTTTGGTCTGCTCAAGCTGGTTCATAATGGATCTCCCGCCGGGTGCCGTGACGTCGATGGCAGGCCAGCCCTCAAGAGCCTGCGCGGCGCCTTGCATCAGGGGGCCGTGGCTGAACTCGTCTGGACTGGCATCGCGTTATCTGATGGCAAGAACCGCTATACGGCTGATCGGGTGAATGTCACCTTGCGGTCAGGCCAGACACCGGGAAGTGTGGATATCAACTTTGCAGCCTCCGGTGTCAGTGCGCCGGGCGGCTCCGCTCTCCCCGGCAAGCTGAGCACGACCCTGACCATTCCTGAGCAGATGCTCGACAGCACAAAATCACCCGAAGGAAGGATCACGATCTCCTCCCTTCAGGCCTTGTGGGATAAAGGACGTCTCGACGGTCATGGCTGGATCACCCCCGGTCGCACCACGGCCACAAGTGCAGGCGAACTGCATGTTGCCATCACCGACCTGAGCGATCTGCTGGCGACCATCCGCCCCGTCCTGCCAAGTGGCGTATCAACCGCGCTCGCTGTGGCCCAGTTCATGGGGCATCGCGATGGCAATCAGGTTCTGTGGGACCTGACGCTGGGCGGCGGCGTGCTCAAGGTTAATTCTATCCCGATCCCGGTAAACTGA
- a CDS encoding pyridoxal phosphate-dependent decarboxylase family protein, whose product MSGLDPQDWTGLRTLAHRMLDDVFDRAEQMGEGPVWQPMPAALRAGFRDALPREGQEAQALYDRFLSDIRPYSNGNPHPGFMGWVQGAGTPIGILAEMLAASLNDNCGGRDHAAIEVERQVIRWAAEMVGMPSGSSGCLVTGSSLANFIGIITASRAAIPGLRQTGVSGAKLVGYAAETAHGCVSRAFDMAGLGSDALRLIPVDELYRMDDMALSRRITEDRAAGYHPFIIIGTAGSVDCGAVDPLEAIADIAAKQKCWLHVDGAFGAFARLSPEHAIMLDGIERADSLALDFHKWGQVPYDAGCILVRDPALHAQAFAQSLSYLTRADRGLAGNAPWPCDFGPDLSRGFRALKVWMTIAHYGADRLGEMVEECCAVARYLAEAVEADDRFLLMAPVALNIVCFTLDGLEDDAIDTLVKDLHESGVAAPSTTRIGGQLVIRAAIVNHRTTRATIDAMLAKILELAER is encoded by the coding sequence ATGAGTGGACTGGACCCGCAGGACTGGACCGGGCTGCGTACCCTTGCCCATCGTATGCTCGATGATGTTTTCGATCGGGCCGAGCAGATGGGGGAGGGGCCTGTCTGGCAGCCTATGCCGGCTGCGCTGCGCGCCGGGTTCCGGGACGCGTTGCCGCGCGAGGGGCAGGAAGCGCAGGCGCTTTATGACCGATTCCTGAGCGATATCCGCCCTTATTCAAATGGCAATCCGCATCCCGGATTCATGGGATGGGTTCAGGGCGCGGGCACGCCAATCGGTATTCTTGCCGAAATGCTGGCTGCCAGCCTGAACGATAATTGTGGCGGCCGCGATCATGCTGCCATCGAAGTGGAGCGACAGGTGATACGCTGGGCCGCCGAGATGGTGGGTATGCCGAGCGGGTCGTCTGGTTGTCTCGTTACAGGCTCGTCGCTCGCGAACTTCATCGGAATCATCACCGCCAGCCGTGCTGCAATACCGGGGCTACGTCAGACCGGGGTATCGGGCGCAAAGCTCGTCGGTTATGCCGCCGAGACCGCTCATGGCTGTGTGAGCCGCGCTTTCGACATGGCGGGGCTGGGAAGCGACGCCCTGCGCCTCATCCCGGTTGATGAGTTGTACCGCATGGATGACATGGCTCTGTCACGGCGTATCACCGAGGATCGTGCGGCAGGGTATCATCCCTTCATCATCATCGGCACGGCGGGCAGTGTGGATTGCGGCGCGGTTGATCCGCTGGAGGCCATCGCTGATATCGCAGCAAAACAAAAATGCTGGCTTCACGTCGATGGTGCTTTCGGGGCGTTTGCCCGGCTTTCTCCTGAGCACGCCATCATGCTTGATGGCATCGAAAGAGCCGACAGCCTTGCCCTTGATTTCCATAAATGGGGCCAGGTTCCTTACGACGCAGGGTGTATTCTGGTGCGGGATCCCGCCTTGCATGCGCAGGCATTCGCGCAGTCACTGAGCTATCTCACCCGGGCGGATCGCGGGCTGGCGGGTAATGCCCCCTGGCCCTGCGATTTCGGGCCGGATCTGTCACGCGGGTTTCGGGCGCTCAAGGTGTGGATGACGATCGCCCATTATGGTGCCGACCGCCTGGGGGAAATGGTGGAGGAATGCTGCGCCGTCGCCCGTTATCTGGCTGAGGCCGTGGAGGCGGATGACCGCTTTCTGCTTATGGCCCCGGTTGCCCTGAACATCGTCTGCTTTACACTGGACGGTCTTGAGGACGATGCGATCGATACGCTGGTGAAAGACCTGCACGAGAGCGGCGTGGCTGCACCCTCCACAACGCGTATCGGCGGACAGCTTGTCATACGCGCGGCAATCGTCAACCACCGCACAACACGCGCCACAATCGATGCAATGCTCGCCAAGATCCTCGAGCTGGCGGAGCGATAA